CATCGGCAGATGCGCTCTTCGGTCGAATGCATGGCGTTGCAGGCCACCGTCTGCTGAACCTGGGACAGCAGCGTCTCCGAGTAGCTGACGAGAAGATTGCGCACATGTTCGCTGGAGTCGAACTCGTGCTGCAGCAGCTCGATCGGACACCGGACGGTATGCCCCTCGAGTTGAACGATGCAACGGTTGAAGGAGGCCCGGCTGTACATGGCGGCGAAGAGGCCGAAGGCGCCCTCGCGACCGATATTGGCCGTCTCGATGGCGTCGCCGTTCTCCAGCACGGTCAACAGCGACAACACCGATCCTCTCGGGAAATAGGCATGCCGGAGATGGCCGCCCGCCTCGCAGACCACGGCGCCGAGCTTGAAATCAACGGGCTCGAGGTGCGGCTCGATCCGGCCGCGGCTGTCCGGCGCCAGGGCATCGAGCAGCTGATTGCTCCGCAGATCGCGATCGGTTTGCGCCTTGATCATTCCAAAACTGACAAGCCACGATGAGGGACGGA
This region of Bradyrhizobium sp. SZCCHNS1050 genomic DNA includes:
- a CDS encoding Crp/Fnr family transcriptional regulator codes for the protein MLSLLTVLENGDAIETANIGREGAFGLFAAMYSRASFNRCIVQLEGHTVRCPIELLQHEFDSSEHVRNLLVSYSETLLSQVQQTVACNAMHSTEERICRWLLMMHDRAEGAVLPYTHEFLSQILGANRKSVTLAAQSMQAAGLISYRRGTIQVLDRPGLEKASCECYAIVKQRFDAFLQPPTTAVRSQLQ